A window of the Butyricimonas virosa genome harbors these coding sequences:
- a CDS encoding site-specific integrase, with the protein MTAGINILCYKSKTLANGEHPLMLRVCKDGKKKYISLGLSMAEQYWDFTKNKPKPNCPNKEYIETLIADKIKEYNEKVIEFKSENKEFTATTLIEKVAKPTKKKTVGEFFLEQIEQLRAAKRTGYAQSHYHVYNSLMRFNGHLDIYFSDIDIPWLKKYEEWQRGNGDAENSIGIRFRTLRVVYNHAIEENIVKEEYYPFRKFKVSRLHEVTAKRAIVKEEVMQIINYNYTGKDFYIHLAIDLFSFSYFMGGINFIDMAYLTHDNIMDTRLVYKRKKTRKLIKLPLLPKAIEIINKYKTEDSHFLFPILSTFHQTEVQQRNRIHKTIAKVNRRLKNIGKELGIDKKLTTYVARHSHATTLKRAGVSTSLICEALGHSSEKVTQIYLDSFENSQMDAAMQNLL; encoded by the coding sequence ATGACAGCAGGAATTAACATCTTGTGTTACAAATCAAAAACACTTGCAAATGGAGAACATCCTCTAATGCTTAGAGTATGTAAAGATGGTAAAAAGAAATACATCAGTTTAGGTCTATCAATGGCAGAACAATATTGGGACTTCACCAAAAACAAACCTAAACCCAACTGCCCTAATAAAGAATATATTGAAACACTCATTGCTGATAAAATCAAAGAATACAATGAAAAGGTTATTGAATTTAAATCAGAAAACAAAGAATTTACTGCCACTACTCTTATTGAAAAGGTAGCCAAACCTACGAAGAAAAAAACAGTGGGGGAGTTCTTTTTAGAACAAATAGAACAACTCAGAGCTGCCAAAAGAACAGGATACGCACAATCTCATTATCATGTTTACAATTCTTTAATGAGGTTTAATGGGCATCTTGATATTTATTTTTCTGATATAGACATTCCTTGGTTAAAAAAATACGAAGAATGGCAAAGAGGTAATGGAGATGCAGAAAATTCTATCGGAATCAGATTTAGAACATTAAGAGTTGTTTACAATCATGCGATAGAAGAAAACATTGTCAAAGAAGAATATTATCCATTCCGCAAATTCAAAGTTTCAAGATTACATGAGGTTACAGCCAAAAGAGCAATTGTAAAAGAAGAAGTGATGCAAATCATTAATTACAATTACACAGGTAAAGACTTCTATATCCATCTAGCTATTGATTTATTTTCGTTCTCTTATTTCATGGGAGGCATTAATTTTATTGATATGGCTTATCTTACTCATGACAACATAATGGATACTAGATTAGTCTACAAAAGGAAGAAAACAAGGAAACTTATAAAACTTCCATTGTTACCCAAAGCTATTGAAATTATCAATAAATATAAAACAGAGGATTCTCATTTTCTTTTCCCAATCTTATCAACATTTCATCAAACAGAAGTACAACAAAGGAATCGGATTCACAAAACAATAGCTAAAGTAAATAGGCGATTGAAAAATATTGGTAAAGAACTTGGAATAGATAAGAAATTGACAACCTATGTTGCAAGACATTCCCATGCAACCACATTAAAAAGGGCTGGTGTTAGCACATCACTTATTTGTGAGGCATTAGGACACAGTTCAGAAAAAGTAACCCAAATCTACTTGGATAGTTTTGAAAACAGTCAAATGGATGCTGCAATGCAAAATTTATTATGA
- a CDS encoding DEAD/DEAH box helicase family protein codes for MFFVNKKEIRDLNYNKHLSETGFLETLDFNARFKISIEAPTGCGKSYYLLDYLKRNNIPFLYATDTLFLMEGLANRHGIPYYCAADRSKEGERQLITVYQHIPKFIRKGMTLIIDESHSLVTDYSWRRETVENTLTAMTGYDRVILLSGTPLLSNDSAYNGIEQVRAIPNEVSKRKLWVTRYSQNLEGAILQLAGIIKEEGYIPVLSLLDKSDKLDTIIERLPNHGFNKIAVINSLTNKKTRGKDVKGEGEMENDIEVEGDPGYYDQLITTGKVDADIIITTYRQGYDIKGDNYKLIIAPSKNRHSYTDIIQVMNRFRDCTTSEGYLLCNNLYEEQKFNYQQVYSIILNKITQKTRTEFNRIQTLEKDYRAIKLDQQLNCNYFSRFIYSTLYMNHQKIANTTYNNMNNVAYNNLYRMKRILETFNIDMELSKDCMDLKEEIEPKEKKKYTQEEIDIAVDTFFHDYAYPKEKGMPVLLDIKERPIYQTINEYYETFHAIGVPSCQVINKLKRYLITPQKMKSIKKVIIIKFGTDPSIKAYRLMLLRAFNVGERLTSPEICKRINNCRQQGGDSILKEKTAVEFFNLLFKTKRAKMNIDGKETWGWEITSTF; via the coding sequence ATGTTTTTCGTAAACAAAAAAGAGATTAGAGATTTAAATTACAACAAGCATCTATCAGAAACAGGTTTTTTAGAGACACTGGATTTTAACGCTAGATTCAAGATTTCCATTGAGGCACCAACAGGATGTGGGAAATCTTATTACTTGCTAGATTATTTAAAAAGGAATAACATTCCATTTTTATACGCCACAGATACATTATTCCTCATGGAAGGGTTAGCTAACAGGCATGGAATACCTTATTATTGTGCAGCCGATAGAAGTAAAGAGGGAGAGAGGCAATTAATAACTGTTTATCAACATATTCCTAAATTCATTAGAAAGGGTATGACGTTAATCATTGATGAATCACATTCACTTGTTACTGATTACAGCTGGAGAAGAGAAACGGTAGAGAACACTCTTACTGCGATGACAGGATACGATAGAGTGATCCTTCTCTCTGGCACTCCTTTATTATCTAATGATTCAGCGTATAATGGAATTGAACAAGTTAGAGCCATTCCCAATGAGGTTAGTAAAAGGAAATTATGGGTAACAAGATATTCACAGAATTTAGAGGGAGCTATACTTCAACTGGCTGGAATTATTAAAGAAGAGGGTTACATACCAGTTCTCTCTCTACTGGATAAATCCGATAAACTGGACACGATTATAGAGAGATTACCTAACCATGGATTTAATAAAATAGCTGTTATCAATTCCTTGACGAACAAGAAAACTAGAGGGAAAGATGTTAAAGGTGAGGGAGAGATGGAGAACGATATAGAGGTTGAAGGTGATCCAGGTTATTACGATCAATTAATCACAACTGGTAAAGTCGATGCCGATATAATTATTACCACTTACAGGCAAGGGTACGATATTAAAGGAGATAATTATAAATTAATCATAGCACCAAGTAAAAACAGGCATTCCTACACTGATATTATACAGGTGATGAACAGGTTTAGAGATTGCACCACGAGTGAAGGGTATCTATTATGTAATAATTTGTATGAAGAACAAAAATTTAATTATCAACAAGTGTACTCTATCATATTAAACAAGATTACCCAAAAAACAAGAACGGAATTTAATAGAATACAAACACTGGAAAAAGATTATAGAGCCATCAAGCTGGATCAACAATTGAATTGTAATTACTTCTCTCGATTTATTTATTCTACCCTTTACATGAATCACCAGAAGATAGCTAACACTACATACAACAACATGAATAACGTTGCTTACAACAATTTATACAGGATGAAGAGAATACTTGAAACATTTAATATTGACATGGAACTATCAAAAGATTGCATGGATTTAAAAGAGGAAATAGAGCCTAAAGAGAAGAAGAAATACACCCAAGAGGAGATAGATATTGCGGTTGATACTTTCTTTCATGATTATGCCTATCCAAAAGAAAAGGGTATGCCTGTACTACTAGATATAAAAGAACGTCCTATTTACCAGACTATAAATGAATATTACGAAACCTTTCATGCGATAGGAGTCCCTTCTTGTCAGGTAATTAATAAATTAAAGCGATATTTAATAACTCCCCAAAAAATGAAGTCCATCAAAAAGGTTATAATAATAAAATTCGGCACAGACCCAAGCATAAAAGCGTACAGGCTCATGTTACTTAGAGCGTTTAATGTCGGAGAGAGATTAACCAGTCCAGAGATATGTAAAAGGATAAACAATTGCAGGCAACAAGGGGGTGATTCCATTTTAAAAGAGAAAACGGCAGTCGAATTTTTCAACCTGTTATTTAAAACGAAGAGGGCGAAAATGAATATTGATGGCAAAGAAACATGGGGCTGGGAGATTACAAGCACTTTCTAG
- a CDS encoding JAB domain-containing protein, with amino-acid sequence MKEEYLSPEIKTGIEPNLDFDDLTRLSEVEIRYKLKVQPKDRPKVTMAMEAYKLIRPFFDDCLHHHEEAWIMLLNRNLKVLGVARLSVGNQENTIIDPRTVLQLMLKTNATSSIIFHNHPSQNLAFSPEDLKVTRNIMDACRLLNMNCLDHVIVGEESYSSYSEGGY; translated from the coding sequence ATGAAAGAAGAATACTTATCACCAGAAATTAAAACTGGAATAGAACCGAATCTAGATTTCGATGATTTAACAAGATTATCGGAGGTAGAGATTAGATACAAGCTGAAAGTGCAGCCAAAAGACAGGCCAAAGGTAACGATGGCGATGGAGGCATATAAATTAATCAGACCCTTTTTCGATGATTGTTTACATCACCATGAAGAGGCATGGATCATGTTGTTAAATAGGAATTTAAAAGTGTTGGGTGTTGCAAGGCTCAGCGTGGGTAATCAAGAGAACACTATTATTGATCCAAGAACTGTTTTACAGTTAATGCTAAAGACTAACGCCACCAGTTCTATAATCTTTCATAACCACCCAAGCCAGAATTTAGCTTTCAGTCCGGAGGATTTAAAAGTAACAAGAAACATCATGGATGCTTGCAGGTTGTTGAACATGAATTGTCTGGATCATGTTATAGTCGGTGAGGAAAGTTACTCCAGTTATTCGGAGGGAGGTTACTAA